Proteins encoded together in one Ictidomys tridecemlineatus isolate mIctTri1 chromosome 3, mIctTri1.hap1, whole genome shotgun sequence window:
- the LOC101975581 gene encoding uncharacterized protein LOC101975581 has protein sequence MAHSSCSSRCKPTCCRTTCCKTSCWKPACVTSFCSTSCCPPSCCVKTTCDSCCQPCCPPACYETTCYRTICCKPTCVVSFCSTPCCEPSCCCEPCCCPSCCIIPCCQPCCPPTCCELTCCRTTCCKPTCEPSCSTCCQPCYCVDTCCQPCCP, from the coding sequence ATGGCCCATTCCAGCTGCTCCTCTCGCTGCAAGCCTACCTGCTGCAGAACCACCTGCTGCAAGACCAGCTGCTGGAAACCAGCCTGTGTCACCAGCTTCTGCAGCACATCCTGCTGTCCACCCAGTTGCTGTGTTAAAACCACCTGTGACAGCTGCTGCCAGCCCTGCTGTCCCCCAGCTTGCTATGAAACCACCTGCTACAGGACCATCTGCTGCAAACCAACCTGTGTGGTCAGCTTCTGCAGCACACCCTGCTGTGAGCCCAGCTGCTGCTGTGAGCCTTGCTGCTGCCCCAGCTGCTGCATCATTCCCTGCTGCCAGCCCTGCTGTCCCCCAACTTGCTGTGAACTCACCTGCTGCAGGACCACCTGCTGCAAACCAACCTGTGAGCCCAGCTGCAGCACCTGCTGCCAGCCCTGCTACTGTGTGGACACCTGCTGCCAGCCTTGCTGCCCATGA